In the Colius striatus isolate bColStr4 chromosome W, bColStr4.1.hap1, whole genome shotgun sequence genome, one interval contains:
- the LOC104556903 gene encoding gap junction gamma-1 protein, with amino-acid sequence MSWSFLTRLLEEIHNHSTFVGKIWLSVLIVFRIVLTAVGGESIYYDEQSKFVCNTEQPGCENVCYDAFAPLSHVRFWVFQIILIATPSVMYLGYAIHKIARMVEHSEADRRLRGKSFSMRWKQHRGLEEAEEDHEEDPMMYPEMELESERENKEQAAPSKAKHDGRRRIREDGLMKIYVLQLLARATFEVGFLVGQYLLYGFEVSPVFVCSRKPCPHKIDCFISRPTEKTIFLLIMYGVSCMCLLLNVWEMLHLGFGTIRDTLNNKRKELEDSGTYNYPFTWNTPSAPPGYNIAVKPEQMQYTELSNAKMAYKQNKANIAQEQQYGSNEENIPADLENLQREIKVAQERLDLAIQAYNNQNNPGGSREKRPKAGSNKSSASSKSGDGKNSVWI; translated from the coding sequence ATGAGTTGGAGTTTCCTGACCCGTCTGTTAGAGGAGATCCACAATCACTCCACCTTCGTTGGCAAAATCTGGCTGTCGGTGCTGATCGTGTTCCGGATCGTCCTGACTGCTGTGGGAGGAGAGTCCATCTACTATGACGAGCAGAGCAAGTTTGTGTGCAACACGGAGCAGCCGGGCTGCGAAAACGTCTGCTACGACGCTTTCGCTCCTCTTTCCCACGTGAGGTTCTGGGTGTTCCAGATCATCCTCATCGCCACCCCCTCCGTCATGTACCTGGGCTACGCCATCCACAAGATCGCCCGGATGGTGGAGCACAGCGAAGCCGACCGAAGGCTCCGGGGCAAGAGCTTCTCCATGCGCTGGAAACAGCACCGCGGCTTGGAGGAGGCGGAGGAGGACCACGAGGAAGACCCCATGATGTACCCAGAAATGGAGCTGGAAAGCGAACGAGAGAACAAGGAGCAGGCGGCGCCCAGCAAGGCCAAGCATGACGGCCGGCGGCGCATCCGTGAGGACGGGCTCATGAAGATTTacgtgctgcagctcctggccagGGCCACATTCGAGGTAGGCTTCCTGGTGGGGCAGTACCTGCTGTACGGCTTCGAGGTGAGCCCCGTGTTCGTGTGCAGCAGGAAGCCCTGCCCGCACAAGATCGATTGTTTCATTTCGAGGCCGACCGAAAAGACCATTTTCCTGCTCATCATGTACGGGGTGAGCTGCATGTGTTTGCTGCTGAACGTCTGGGAGATGCTGCACTTGGGATTCGGCACCATCCGGGACACATTGAACAACaagaggaaggagctggaggacTCTGGGACCTACAACTACCCCTTCACCTGGAACACGCCGTCGGCCCCTCCCGGCTACAACATCGCAGTCAAGCCCGAGCAGATGCAATACACCGAGCTGTCCAACGCCAAGATGGCCTACAAGCAGAACAAAGCCAACATAGCTCAGGAGCAGCAGTACGGGAGCAACGAGGAAAACATCCCTGCTGACCTGGAAAACCTGCAGAGGGAAATCAAGGTGGCTCAGGAGCGCCTGGACCTCGCCATCCAGGCGTACAACAACCAGAACAACCCCGGCGGCTCCAGAGAGAAGAGGCCCAAAGCGGGCTCAAACAaaagcagtgccagcagcaagTCAGGGGATGGGAAGAACTCTGTCTGGATTTAG